In a single window of the Nicotiana tomentosiformis chromosome 8, ASM39032v3, whole genome shotgun sequence genome:
- the LOC104103237 gene encoding nudix hydrolase 8, whose product MELELVNSKFLSLSKLVGREVKKSSSFLDTKLMFGLNGTHKFCSCRGVVLKASYDAASSISKENLVVDTFSCQINGTGLYLRDVRMLDASDDEYGGVVINHQTLPSNPNIFASVLRASLSHWKMKGKKGIWLKLPVEKCDLVPVAVKEGFQYHHAERGYIMMTYWLPDDPCMLPSNASHQVGVGGFVINDKNEVLVVQEKHSAPALSGLWKIPTGFILESEEIFTGVVREVKEETGIDTEFEEVIAFRHAHNVAFEKSDLFFVCLLRPLSTRIMVDDLEIQAAKWMPLVKFVEQPLVQADSMFKKIIDICIARLGKRYCGLSVHQLVSTFDGKLSSLYFNTVEDSNSNCQAN is encoded by the exons ATGGAGTTGGAATTGGTTAATTCCAAGTTCTTGTCTTTATCTAAGTTAGTTGGTAGAGAGGTGAAGAAATCAAGCTCATTTCTTGATACAAAACTAATGTTTGGTCTCAATGGGACTCACAAGTTCTGTTCTTGCAGAG GTGTTGTACTCAAGGCTTCTTATGATGCTGCAAGCTCTATTAGCAAAGAGAATCTTGTAGTAGACACTTTTTCTTGTCAGATAAATGGTACAGGACTGTATCTTAGAGATGTAAGAATGCTTGATGCTTCTGATGATGAATATGGAGGAGTAGTCATTAATCATCAAACACTCCCATCCAATCCCAATATATTTGCATCTGTACTTCGCGCATCTCTCTCCCACTGGAAAATGAAG GGGAAGAAGGGAATTTGGCTTAAATTACCAGTTGAGAAATGTGATCTTGTTCCTGTAGCAGTAAAG GAAGGATTTCAATACCATCACGCGGAAAGAGGATATATCATGATGACATATTGGCTTCCCGATGATCCGTGCATGCTTCCTTCTAATGCATCTCATCAAGTTGGAGTTGGGGGTTTTGTGATCAATGACAAAAATGAG GTGCTTGTTGTACAAGAGAAACATTCTGCGCCCGCTCTTTCAGGTCTATGGAAAATACCAACTGGCTTCATTCTTGAG TCGGAGGAGATCTTTACAGGAGTCGTGAGAGAAGTGAAGGAGGAGACTGGG ATCGATACTGAATTTGAGGAGGTTATTGCTTTCAG GCATGCTCACAATGTAGCTTTTGAAAAGTCCGATTTATTCTTCGTCTGCCTTTTAAGACCCCTGTCAACAAGGATCATGGTTGATGATCTGGAAATTCAGGCAGCCAAG TGGATGCCTCTCGTCAAGTTCGTTGAGCAGCCATTAGTCCAAGCAGATAGCATGTTTAAAAAGATCATAGACATTTGCATTGCTCGGCTGGGAAAGCGTTACTGTGGATTATCTGTCCATCAACTAGTCTCTACATTTGATGGTAAACTATCCTCCTTGTACTTCAACACAGTAGAAGATTCAAATTCCAACTGTCAAGCCAACTAG